A genomic segment from Methanolobus zinderi encodes:
- a CDS encoding RAD55 family ATPase → MRFVDTIPGLNEVFDTDIPRSSVVLVTGAAGTLKSGFSFQLMSNYLDEADEYGLYITLEQSKENHLKNMESMGIHVSGRVHISDFSDYRITYGDFPDDLLKLLEQNILDFKEKTGGKCTCIVIDSLGALYSLMNIGENELRKRMYRMLETFRRENLTTFLILEEEKSSGINDSSTGAEGYLADGIIELGLHFKGNVANRYIRIRKMRAASHSMEPWILTVSDNGLKVFKGNF, encoded by the coding sequence ATGAGATTTGTAGACACAATACCCGGTTTGAACGAGGTTTTCGATACTGATATTCCCAGGAGCAGTGTAGTTCTTGTGACCGGAGCCGCAGGTACTTTAAAATCCGGTTTCAGCTTTCAGCTGATGTCCAACTATCTGGATGAGGCAGATGAGTATGGTCTGTATATCACTCTTGAGCAGAGCAAAGAGAATCATCTCAAGAATATGGAAAGTATGGGTATACATGTCTCCGGCAGGGTGCATATTTCCGATTTCAGTGATTACAGAATAACATATGGCGACTTCCCGGATGATCTGTTGAAACTGCTTGAGCAGAATATACTGGATTTCAAGGAGAAGACCGGTGGTAAATGTACCTGTATCGTTATCGATTCCCTTGGTGCACTGTATTCTCTTATGAACATCGGGGAAAATGAACTGCGCAAGAGAATGTACAGAATGCTGGAGACATTCAGACGTGAGAACCTTACAACTTTCCTGATACTTGAAGAGGAGAAAAGTTCAGGTATCAATGACTCCTCAACCGGTGCCGAAGGTTATCTGGCAGACGGCATTATCGAACTGGGACTGCATTTTAAAGGTAATGTGGCAAACAGGTATATACGCATTAGGAAGATGCGTGCTGCTTCCCATAGTATGGAACCATGGATACTGACAGTATCCGATAACGGCCTGAAGGTTTTCAAAGGGAATTTCTGA
- a CDS encoding DUF434 domain-containing protein: MNKETNEWNSILIEAAKDIRYLLERGYPGSSAVRFVGDHYRLKDKQRFILSRNVLAPSVASGRRRKRVNCTDTEGRHLLIDGYNVLITLESYLKGEEMWTGDDGFIRDNRGVFNNHVNDRTTCRAVELMNSVLMAANLHSVILLLDLQMSMSGKLAGFIRQSFNEASIPGTVCTSRTVDHELKKAANDSVVATADGVIIDSVNNVLDIPACVIAEKGRDKISLYTLSPDTDITEG, from the coding sequence GTGAATAAAGAGACCAATGAGTGGAACAGTATATTAATAGAAGCTGCAAAGGATATCCGGTATCTGCTCGAAAGAGGATATCCCGGCAGCAGCGCTGTAAGATTTGTAGGTGATCATTACAGGTTGAAAGATAAACAGCGTTTCATACTGTCAAGAAATGTGCTTGCACCGTCTGTCGCCTCAGGCCGCCGGAGAAAAAGGGTTAACTGTACTGATACCGAAGGCCGACATCTCCTCATTGATGGATACAACGTGCTGATCACCCTGGAAAGTTATCTGAAAGGCGAGGAGATGTGGACAGGCGATGATGGTTTCATCAGAGACAACAGGGGAGTGTTCAACAACCATGTCAATGACAGGACGACCTGCAGGGCCGTGGAGCTGATGAACTCTGTACTCATGGCAGCTAATTTGCATTCCGTGATTTTACTCCTGGATCTTCAGATGAGTATGAGTGGAAAACTCGCCGGCTTTATCAGGCAGAGCTTCAATGAAGCCTCAATACCCGGAACTGTATGCACATCAAGGACAGTGGACCATGAGCTGAAAAAAGCAGCCAATGATTCAGTAGTTGCCACTGCGGATGGAGTAATAATTGACTCTGTAAACAATGTTCTCGATATCCCGGCTTGTGTCATAGCCGAAAAAGGAAGGGATAAAATATCTCTTTACACATTAAGTCCTGATACTGATATTACTGAAGGATAA
- the pth2 gene encoding peptidyl-tRNA hydrolase Pth2: MSEYKQCIIVRDDLKLSKGKLAVQVAHAAVSASEWADRTTLEKWKEGGQKKVVLRVADTRGLFELKEIARKHNIATALIQDAGLTEIKPGTVTVLGIGPAKEEELDRITGDLKLL; encoded by the coding sequence ATGAGTGAATACAAACAATGTATAATAGTCAGGGACGACCTGAAATTATCAAAAGGCAAGCTTGCCGTTCAGGTTGCCCATGCTGCAGTTTCTGCCTCAGAGTGGGCCGACAGGACAACCCTCGAGAAATGGAAGGAAGGAGGCCAGAAAAAGGTTGTTCTGCGAGTGGCGGATACACGGGGACTGTTCGAGCTGAAAGAAATAGCAAGAAAACATAACATAGCCACAGCACTCATTCAGGATGCAGGGCTTACGGAGATCAAGCCGGGTACTGTAACCGTACTTGGCATAGGGCCTGCAAAAGAAGAGGAACTCGACAGGATAACCGGTGACCTTAAACTCCTTTGA
- the queC gene encoding 7-cyano-7-deazaguanine synthase QueC, whose product MTTAIALLSSGLDSVTAISVAMEHTEVKLALVFDYGQRSASREIECAKKISEHFGFELKVVDLGWLAGITGTSLVNTSSDVPEMSLEKISEEADPSICVESAKSVWVPNRNGVMINIAASFAESMGLDNVIVGFNKEEAVTFPDNSQDFIDAIDNSLSYSTLNKVKVMSPLIGLDKKQIVSKAMEVNAPLEFSWSCYHGEDIPCDTCESCVRRKRAFDEAGVADPLLVRLGVLPE is encoded by the coding sequence ATCACTACTGCAATAGCCCTGTTAAGCAGCGGTCTTGATTCTGTTACCGCTATATCGGTTGCAATGGAGCATACCGAAGTTAAATTGGCACTGGTGTTCGACTATGGGCAGCGCTCAGCCAGCCGTGAGATCGAATGTGCAAAGAAGATAAGTGAGCATTTCGGATTCGAGCTTAAGGTAGTGGACCTTGGCTGGCTTGCCGGGATAACTGGGACTTCCCTTGTAAATACCAGCAGTGATGTGCCGGAAATGTCTCTTGAGAAGATATCCGAAGAAGCAGACCCTTCAATATGTGTTGAGTCCGCAAAGAGTGTCTGGGTACCCAACCGCAATGGCGTTATGATAAACATCGCTGCAAGTTTTGCAGAAAGTATGGGACTGGATAATGTTATTGTGGGTTTCAATAAGGAAGAAGCTGTAACGTTCCCGGATAATTCTCAGGACTTTATCGATGCCATTGATAATTCTCTTTCCTATTCCACACTGAATAAGGTAAAGGTTATGTCACCGCTTATCGGACTTGATAAAAAGCAGATAGTCTCAAAGGCCATGGAAGTTAACGCTCCTCTTGAATTCAGCTGGAGTTGTTATCATGGGGAAGATATTCCCTGTGATACATGCGAGAGCTGTGTGAGGAGAAAGCGTGCTTTTGATGAAGCAGGTGTGGCTGATCCTCTGCTGGTAAGGCTTGGAGTATTACCTGAATAG
- a CDS encoding PEF-CTERM sorting domain-containing protein has product MNIKLVVIPVILFAAVILFSGLINDGAAPAPEVDDAPVDAGNLDDTPAPEEQKSTASSDNDNVPKEEPEKEEDLAPLGIGGGSASFSGGVSASAQEQTDNENTDNEGYTDGEEQNENQEEGGNETADDGEELAGEVEDDSDQKKVCPTPEEIPEFPTVALPMLAILGLAFIFRRK; this is encoded by the coding sequence ATGAATATTAAACTGGTTGTTATTCCTGTTATACTATTTGCAGCCGTTATCCTGTTTAGCGGCTTGATCAATGATGGCGCGGCTCCGGCTCCGGAAGTTGATGATGCTCCGGTGGATGCTGGAAACCTTGATGATACTCCGGCTCCAGAAGAACAAAAGTCTACAGCATCCAGCGACAATGATAATGTTCCTAAAGAGGAGCCTGAAAAAGAAGAGGATTTAGCTCCTCTTGGAATAGGTGGTGGATCTGCAAGTTTCTCTGGTGGCGTGTCGGCTAGTGCTCAGGAACAAACTGATAATGAGAATACCGATAATGAAGGATATACCGACGGTGAGGAGCAAAACGAAAATCAGGAAGAAGGAGGCAACGAAACGGCAGATGATGGTGAAGAACTGGCCGGTGAAGTTGAAGATGACTCTGATCAGAAAAAAGTATGTCCAACACCTGAAGAAATACCTGAGTTCCCGACAGTTGCACTTCCAATGCTTGCAATCCTTGGTCTGGCATTTATATTCAGGCGTAAGTAA
- the ftsA gene encoding coenzyme F390 synthetase, which yields MEATGYYNPEIETMDRGELDALVEERIRYTVDYAAKNSPFYSKWFRENNIKPSEIKSHEDLLSLPIISGKTIRENQPPEIDDFALRSVDWKDVFTIHETSGTSGTPKSFFLTWEDWERYAEKYSRSFMSQGFGPGDRVIICASYGMNVGANTMTLAARNIGMTIVPLGKCTFPTRVMSSYRPTSIVGSVFKLIHLAKRMKQQGMEPSESSIEKLVVGGESFPEESRSYVSELWGCDVFNTYGSTEGTMCGECSYIDGLHVPEDLVHLDVYDPHMKDFVKDGECGRIVLTTLLPVGAKCGTLLLNYDTEDTTVVTTREKCACGRTHMKILNPQREAETFWVAETPFNRVDVEKGVFQRENMEYLTGEYEAFLYGGEDDETTLRVSVECEYPEKCDRELIEENFLRSFFQFKQGLEDAYIQGNLNILFNYVGPGQLELYKVKGRPKRIVDRR from the coding sequence ATGGAAGCAACAGGATACTATAACCCGGAAATAGAAACCATGGACCGAGGGGAACTTGATGCCCTCGTGGAAGAAAGAATAAGGTATACGGTAGATTATGCTGCAAAAAATTCCCCATTTTACAGCAAATGGTTCCGTGAAAACAACATCAAACCATCTGAGATTAAATCCCATGAAGACCTGCTTAGCCTGCCAATAATCTCCGGGAAAACCATACGTGAGAACCAGCCTCCTGAAATCGATGATTTTGCCCTCAGGTCGGTTGACTGGAAAGATGTGTTCACAATACATGAGACAAGCGGCACAAGCGGAACCCCGAAATCGTTTTTCCTTACATGGGAGGATTGGGAACGTTATGCAGAAAAATATTCAAGGAGTTTTATGTCCCAGGGCTTCGGTCCCGGGGACAGGGTAATCATCTGTGCATCCTATGGCATGAATGTGGGCGCAAATACCATGACACTGGCAGCCAGAAATATCGGAATGACAATCGTGCCTTTGGGGAAATGCACATTCCCCACCAGAGTAATGAGCTCATACAGACCCACGTCCATTGTGGGCAGTGTCTTCAAACTGATACACCTTGCAAAAAGGATGAAGCAGCAGGGGATGGAGCCTTCAGAATCAAGCATCGAGAAACTTGTGGTAGGAGGCGAGAGCTTCCCGGAGGAATCACGTAGCTATGTCTCTGAGCTCTGGGGTTGTGATGTATTCAATACCTACGGAAGCACTGAAGGTACCATGTGCGGAGAGTGCTCATATATTGACGGACTGCATGTCCCGGAAGACCTCGTGCACCTTGATGTCTATGATCCCCATATGAAGGATTTCGTAAAGGATGGAGAATGTGGTCGGATAGTCCTGACAACACTCCTGCCCGTGGGAGCAAAGTGCGGCACACTCTTACTCAATTACGACACAGAGGATACCACCGTGGTTACCACTAGGGAAAAATGCGCCTGTGGCAGGACCCATATGAAAATACTGAATCCCCAGAGGGAAGCTGAAACATTCTGGGTGGCAGAGACACCTTTTAACCGCGTTGATGTTGAGAAGGGTGTGTTCCAGCGTGAGAATATGGAATATCTTACCGGCGAGTACGAGGCTTTCCTTTACGGCGGAGAGGATGATGAAACCACATTAAGAGTAAGTGTTGAATGCGAATACCCGGAGAAATGCGACAGGGAGCTTATTGAAGAAAATTTCCTGAGATCGTTCTTCCAGTTCAAACAGGGACTCGAAGATGCCTACATACAGGGAAATCTCAATATCCTTTTCAATTATGTGGGTCCCGGACAGCTTGAACTATACAAAGTAAAAGGACGTCCGAAAAGAATTGTCGACCGACGATAG
- the mptN gene encoding tetrahydromethanopterin:alpha-L-glutamate ligase, giving the protein MTELGIAVTDPEDWTAKAFVKNSKKKGIKARTIDLRKAKASIGSGRAYSVDEIGLGELDALIVRDMGSGKNDAVTFRFDLLRQLEAEGVLVVNPPSAIQNAANKYHCSYLFSGAGIPVPETRMVQDIESAMDILEGFRDVVLKPVFGFKGIGISRIKDGEIIRPDGSSGGKDIFGLLDSMLREKGIVFIQEFIENSGRDIRAFVVDDEVTGSIYRKAAPGSWLNNLSQGGNPERCTLDSEQENICIEAARVAGTLFAGVDIIEGPDGPKILEINATPSGAGIYSAWNIDVTENIIDAVLKRL; this is encoded by the coding sequence ATGACAGAACTTGGGATCGCCGTAACAGACCCTGAAGACTGGACTGCAAAAGCATTTGTCAAAAACTCGAAGAAGAAGGGTATCAAAGCCCGGACGATCGATCTGAGAAAAGCAAAGGCCAGCATCGGAAGCGGGCGCGCATACTCAGTGGATGAGATTGGGCTGGGAGAACTTGATGCACTGATAGTCCGAGATATGGGCTCAGGAAAAAATGATGCGGTTACTTTTCGTTTTGATCTTCTCAGGCAACTTGAGGCAGAAGGAGTGCTTGTTGTTAATCCACCGTCTGCGATCCAGAATGCGGCAAATAAATATCATTGCTCATACCTGTTCTCAGGGGCAGGCATTCCGGTTCCTGAAACCAGGATGGTACAGGACATTGAAAGTGCTATGGATATTCTCGAAGGTTTCAGGGATGTTGTACTAAAGCCCGTATTTGGATTCAAGGGAATCGGAATTTCCAGAATAAAGGATGGAGAGATTATCAGACCTGACGGAAGCAGCGGAGGAAAAGATATCTTTGGGCTGCTTGACTCAATGCTTCGGGAGAAGGGAATAGTATTCATACAGGAATTCATTGAGAACTCCGGCCGGGATATAAGGGCATTTGTGGTGGATGATGAAGTTACCGGCTCCATATACCGCAAGGCTGCACCGGGTTCATGGCTGAACAATCTCAGCCAGGGAGGGAATCCCGAAAGATGCACGCTTGATAGTGAACAGGAGAATATCTGTATTGAAGCCGCCAGGGTTGCAGGTACTCTTTTTGCAGGTGTTGATATCATCGAAGGACCGGATGGCCCAAAAATACTGGAGATCAATGCAACGCCATCCGGAGCTGGAATTTATAGTGCCTGGAACATTGATGTCACGGAAAATATCATTGATGCTGTGCTCAAACGGCTCTGA
- a CDS encoding DUF835 domain-containing protein — MSDHGMDDEKKGKVLIVDDEEVNVKLLEAYLMNDYEIVTAYGGVEALEKVEEHNPDIILLDIMMPDITGYKVCETLKGSEDTKFIPIVMVTALSGIEDRIMGIKAGADDFLTKPLDRIEINTRGSSLLRIKKLHDDLINQRDQAKLYLDLASVVLVVLDEVGNVRLMSKKGYELLGYTEEEITGTDWFENYVPDTARREFRDMFNSFLSGGTDLDAYFESPVLTRSGEERIIGWNNFVPMINNDHVGGLLMSGTDITERKEAEEKIKRANEYLDNLLKASPIAMLSLDSKGNILTVNNNATELLDMEINDLLGRPLSSLIAGESSIEFKDMKDREIVFVKGNGDQVPMNVSTSVIAGNENDKNLILTLQDRSELRGLFITPLTEDVHEQAEEDESELEAGFIYLADCVDSGDAYSFFSHLVKQGKPGLCITRNNPENIRVRYGLPKTPFVWLSKNRSQDQQTIDPAELFRIHPTISDFVDKVDDGIILMDGLEYLLLDNDFISVVKLMEQTNDTIMASGSRFILVIDPDTLEKKEFHMLKRWMKTLNKSD, encoded by the coding sequence ATGAGTGATCACGGAATGGATGATGAAAAAAAGGGCAAAGTCCTCATTGTAGATGACGAGGAAGTTAATGTTAAACTGCTTGAAGCCTATCTGATGAACGATTATGAGATAGTCACCGCCTATGGTGGGGTGGAAGCTCTTGAAAAGGTTGAAGAGCATAATCCCGACATAATACTTCTTGATATAATGATGCCTGATATTACAGGCTACAAAGTATGTGAAACACTCAAGGGTTCGGAAGATACCAAATTCATACCTATTGTCATGGTAACGGCACTCTCGGGCATCGAAGACAGGATAATGGGAATCAAAGCAGGTGCCGATGATTTTCTGACAAAACCCCTTGACAGGATAGAGATCAACACAAGGGGGAGTTCCCTTCTCAGGATCAAAAAATTACACGACGACCTGATAAATCAGCGTGACCAGGCAAAACTTTACCTGGATCTTGCATCGGTTGTACTGGTTGTGCTGGATGAAGTCGGTAATGTCAGGCTCATGAGCAAAAAGGGATATGAACTTCTGGGCTACACAGAAGAAGAGATTACAGGCACCGACTGGTTTGAGAACTATGTCCCGGACACTGCACGTCGGGAGTTCAGGGATATGTTCAACAGCTTCCTGTCGGGTGGAACTGATCTGGATGCTTATTTTGAGAGCCCCGTGTTGACCCGAAGCGGTGAGGAGAGAATAATAGGCTGGAACAATTTTGTTCCTATGATCAATAATGATCATGTGGGTGGCTTACTGATGTCCGGTACGGATATCACTGAAAGAAAAGAGGCCGAAGAGAAGATAAAACGTGCAAACGAGTATCTTGATAATCTTCTGAAGGCCTCTCCGATCGCGATGCTTTCCCTTGACAGCAAGGGAAATATCCTGACGGTCAATAATAACGCAACAGAACTTCTTGATATGGAAATCAATGACCTGCTAGGCAGGCCTCTGAGCTCTCTTATCGCCGGAGAAAGTTCCATTGAATTTAAGGACATGAAGGACAGAGAAATTGTTTTTGTCAAAGGCAACGGAGACCAGGTTCCCATGAACGTATCAACGTCCGTGATAGCAGGCAATGAAAACGACAAAAATCTCATTCTCACTTTGCAGGACAGGTCCGAGCTACGCGGACTTTTCATCACACCTCTGACAGAAGATGTTCATGAGCAGGCGGAAGAAGACGAATCAGAACTTGAAGCCGGTTTTATCTATCTCGCGGACTGTGTGGACTCCGGGGATGCCTATTCTTTCTTTTCCCATCTGGTCAAACAGGGAAAACCTGGCCTGTGTATAACAAGGAACAACCCGGAAAATATACGTGTCAGATACGGTCTTCCAAAAACTCCTTTCGTATGGCTCAGTAAGAACAGAAGTCAGGACCAGCAGACCATAGATCCGGCAGAGCTCTTCAGGATACACCCTACAATATCTGATTTTGTTGACAAGGTGGATGACGGGATCATACTTATGGATGGTCTGGAATACCTTCTGCTTGATAATGATTTTATTTCTGTTGTCAAACTGATGGAACAGACCAATGATACTATAATGGCATCAGGTTCAAGGTTTATACTGGTGATCGATCCCGATACTCTTGAGAAAAAAGAATTCCATATGCTTAAAAGATGGATGAAGACATTGAACAAAAGCGATTGA
- a CDS encoding thioredoxin domain-containing protein, whose protein sequence is MQERRTERSERGANRLINEKSPYLLQHAYNPVDWHPWGEEAFRKAKAEDKPVFLSIGYSTCHWCHVMERESFENEEVARLINDTFVPIKVDREERPDIDSIYMSVCQALTGRGGWPLTIFMTPEKKPFLAATYIPRESRFGATGMLDLIPMLQQTWAQKREELISNADQIVSAISESTKESDEATLDRDVLDRTYQMLRNNFDPVSGGFGNAPKFPTPHHLTFLLRYWKRTGDSDAFEMVERTLQEMRRGGIYDHIGFGFHRYSTDKQWFVPHFEKMLYDQALISMAFTEAYQATHEKRYKKVVREIFRYLIRDMLSPEGAFYSAEDADSEGEEGKFYVWTEDEIDDVLEKDGAEFINKFFNITPGGNFMEEATRSKTGTNILHQKKDLENFAAENNMDFPDLKARYETIRQKLFDHREKRIRPAKDDKILTDWNGLMIVSLAKASAAFGDKEYRELAIRVADFIIKDMQNQEGRLLHRYREGEAAVEAFLEDYAFFIWGLTELYQVTFNTKYLKQALKLNEHLIEHFLDKENGGFFHTADYSESLLYRNKDVYDGASPSGNSICALNLLQLGRMTADTDLEDLARGVFDIFASQVQKVPLGYTQLLSALDFAIGPSREIVVVGKSGDEDTEEILSCINHDFIPNKVLVFKPSGESSGIEKMAGFVSEMEMKDGKATAYICENYNCSLPVNSRDEVYKQLRTDT, encoded by the coding sequence TTGCAGGAAAGAAGGACAGAGCGGAGTGAAAGAGGAGCGAACAGATTAATAAACGAAAAAAGCCCGTATCTTCTTCAGCATGCATACAATCCGGTGGACTGGCACCCCTGGGGAGAAGAAGCATTCCGGAAGGCAAAGGCAGAAGACAAGCCTGTCTTCCTTTCGATCGGATATTCTACCTGCCACTGGTGCCATGTAATGGAGAGGGAATCCTTTGAGAATGAGGAAGTTGCACGCCTGATAAATGATACGTTCGTTCCGATCAAAGTTGACAGGGAAGAACGACCGGATATAGACAGCATATACATGTCCGTTTGTCAGGCACTAACAGGACGCGGAGGCTGGCCACTTACAATTTTCATGACGCCTGAAAAGAAGCCCTTCCTTGCAGCAACATATATCCCCAGAGAAAGCAGATTTGGTGCCACCGGTATGCTGGATCTTATTCCCATGCTGCAACAGACGTGGGCACAAAAGCGTGAGGAGCTTATATCGAATGCAGACCAGATCGTTTCAGCAATTTCCGAATCTACAAAAGAATCAGATGAGGCAACTCTGGACAGGGATGTTCTGGACAGAACATACCAGATGTTACGTAATAACTTTGACCCGGTCAGCGGAGGTTTTGGAAACGCACCGAAATTCCCGACCCCGCATCACCTGACATTCCTGCTTCGCTACTGGAAAAGGACAGGTGATAGTGACGCATTTGAGATGGTGGAAAGAACACTTCAGGAAATGCGGCGTGGTGGAATATACGACCATATAGGATTTGGTTTTCACAGGTACTCAACTGATAAACAATGGTTTGTACCCCATTTTGAGAAAATGCTCTACGACCAGGCACTGATCTCCATGGCTTTCACCGAAGCATATCAGGCAACCCACGAAAAAAGATATAAAAAAGTTGTCAGGGAGATATTCAGATATCTGATAAGAGATATGCTCTCACCGGAAGGCGCATTCTACTCTGCAGAGGATGCCGACAGTGAAGGGGAAGAAGGAAAATTCTATGTCTGGACCGAAGATGAGATTGACGATGTACTGGAAAAGGATGGAGCAGAATTCATAAATAAATTCTTCAACATCACTCCCGGTGGAAATTTCATGGAAGAAGCCACCAGAAGCAAAACAGGCACGAATATCCTTCACCAGAAGAAGGATCTGGAAAATTTTGCTGCAGAGAACAATATGGACTTCCCAGACCTGAAAGCCAGGTATGAGACAATAAGGCAAAAACTGTTCGACCATCGTGAGAAGCGTATACGTCCGGCAAAAGATGATAAGATACTTACTGACTGGAACGGCCTGATGATAGTTTCACTTGCTAAAGCTTCCGCTGCATTTGGTGATAAAGAGTATAGGGAACTTGCCATCAGGGTTGCTGATTTCATTATTAAAGATATGCAAAATCAGGAAGGCAGACTTTTACACAGATACAGAGAAGGCGAGGCCGCTGTAGAAGCTTTCCTTGAAGACTATGCATTTTTCATCTGGGGTCTTACTGAACTCTACCAGGTGACATTTAATACAAAATACCTGAAACAGGCACTAAAGCTAAATGAACATCTTATAGAACATTTCCTGGATAAGGAGAACGGTGGATTCTTCCATACTGCCGACTACTCCGAATCCCTGCTATATAGGAACAAGGATGTATATGACGGAGCCAGTCCTTCAGGCAATTCAATATGTGCACTCAATCTGCTACAGCTTGGGCGCATGACAGCAGATACGGATCTTGAGGATCTTGCCAGGGGGGTCTTTGATATATTCGCAAGTCAGGTTCAGAAAGTTCCCCTTGGGTACACGCAGCTTTTGTCGGCACTTGATTTTGCTATCGGTCCTTCCAGGGAGATCGTAGTTGTGGGTAAATCCGGAGACGAGGATACCGAAGAAATACTGTCCTGCATAAACCATGATTTCATTCCGAATAAAGTGCTGGTCTTCAAGCCTTCCGGAGAGAGTTCAGGAATAGAGAAGATGGCAGGATTTGTCAGTGAGATGGAAATGAAAGATGGAAAAGCAACTGCCTATATCTGTGAAAACTATAACTGCAGTCTTCCTGTGAACAGCAGGGATGAAGTATATAAACAATTGAGAACAGACACTTGA
- a CDS encoding transglutaminase-like domain-containing protein, whose protein sequence is MKNLQRQYILPLTFILIIVSLLAAGCISEPIQGVKELMSSSSATLMESETPYEPDPARLTIPVTPEQAPYTLENKPSSSDVLAPGFEVSSSYYYYVGFYEGTEGVTSIYVKNQGDNTVFIYEFGLLQKNNGEWHGQDTSITILPGEEKVIGHISFNIPENTDEITLEAGISMMVRTSSGKWYDYQRQYFDEFTVDVEPQPVMEESPYVYNPVSTFELVNEKITPYDIEVRKMAAVSAKKYPGQYNIYQLCSLFDDTRDNIQYISDPRGRDLWSEPRDTLQVGAGDCDDYAILLASLVESIGGTARIYMTDTHAFAAVYAGDESNIENVIGSIQNYYGPLPVYYTSDEYGYWLMMDPTSSVYIGGLPGGTAPVEGGWTFLNTSQVTVIDIAPQDEEL, encoded by the coding sequence ATGAAAAACCTGCAAAGACAGTACATCCTTCCCCTGACCTTTATTTTAATAATAGTTTCACTCCTGGCAGCAGGATGTATTTCTGAACCAATACAGGGTGTAAAGGAACTCATGTCATCTTCATCAGCGACATTGATGGAGTCAGAAACACCATATGAGCCGGACCCTGCAAGGCTTACGATTCCAGTTACCCCCGAGCAGGCACCCTATACACTTGAGAACAAACCATCTTCAAGTGATGTTCTGGCACCGGGTTTTGAAGTATCGAGCAGTTATTATTACTATGTGGGTTTCTACGAAGGTACCGAAGGTGTGACCAGCATTTACGTAAAGAATCAGGGAGACAATACCGTCTTTATCTACGAGTTTGGACTCCTGCAGAAAAACAATGGTGAGTGGCACGGACAGGACACCAGCATCACAATACTGCCGGGTGAAGAGAAGGTGATCGGACATATATCCTTCAATATTCCGGAAAATACCGATGAGATAACACTTGAAGCAGGGATATCCATGATGGTCAGGACATCTTCCGGTAAGTGGTATGACTACCAGAGGCAGTACTTTGATGAGTTCACAGTAGATGTCGAGCCACAGCCGGTAATGGAGGAAAGCCCTTATGTGTACAACCCTGTGAGTACTTTTGAGCTGGTTAACGAAAAGATAACTCCCTATGACATTGAAGTCAGAAAAATGGCTGCCGTATCAGCAAAGAAATATCCCGGCCAGTATAATATCTACCAGTTATGTTCCCTCTTCGATGATACAAGGGATAATATCCAGTATATAAGTGATCCCAGGGGACGTGATCTCTGGTCAGAGCCACGTGACACGCTGCAGGTGGGTGCCGGTGACTGTGATGACTATGCTATCCTGCTGGCGTCACTTGTAGAATCGATCGGAGGAACAGCCAGGATATATATGACTGACACCCATGCATTTGCTGCAGTGTATGCCGGAGATGAAAGCAATATAGAGAATGTCATAGGATCCATACAGAATTATTACGGACCTCTACCCGTATATTATACAAGCGATGAGTACGGTTACTGGCTCATGATGGACCCAACCTCCAGTGTATATATAGGAGGACTTCCGGGAGGTACCGCACCTGTAGAGGGCGGATGGACCTTCCTGAACACAAGCCAGGTAACAGTAATTGATATCGCACCCCAGGACGAGGAATTATAA